A genome region from Salvia splendens isolate huo1 chromosome 19, SspV2, whole genome shotgun sequence includes the following:
- the LOC121779724 gene encoding calcium-dependent protein kinase 10-like, whose translation MGNCNACIRPPESDPSNSKPQTPKKPRKNHHGEHSPNPYARSPAPIRVLKHLAPRSPRISDKYVLGRELGRGEFGITYLCTDRDTREALACKSISKRKLRTAVDVEDVRREVEIMSSLPEHANVVRMRAAYEDAEAVHLVMELCEGGELFDRIVARGHYSERAASAVARTVAEVVRMCHHNGVMHRDLKPENFLFANKKENSALKVIDFGLSVFFKPGERFSEIVGSPYYMAPEVLKRNYGPEVDIWSAGVILYILLCGVPPFWAESEQGVALAILRGVIDFKREPWPQVSESAKSLVRQMLEPEIEKRLTAQQVLDHPWIQNAKKAPNVPLGDIVRARLKQFSGMNRFKKKALRVIAEHLSVEEVEIIRDMFALMDTDNDGKITFEELKAGMRKVGSQLPDPEIRLLMDVADVDGNGVLNYGEFVAVTIHLQRMENEGHFRKAFTFFDKDESGYIELDELREALVGDSGEPELEVLNDIMRDVDTDKDGRISYDEFVAMMKTGTDWRKASRQYSRERFKSLSLNLMKDGSLHLRDGFTGQTVVV comes from the exons ATGGGGAATTGCAACGCCTGCATCCGCCCTCCCGAATCCGACCCCTCCAATTCAAAGCCCCAAACCCCCAAAAAGCCCCGCAAAAACCACCACGGCGAGCACTCCCCCAACCCCTACGCCCGCTCCCCGGCCCCGATCCGCGTGCTCAAGCACCTCGCGCCGCGCTCGCCGCGCATCTCCGACAAGTACGTCCTCGGCCGCGAGCTCGGCCGCGGCGAGTTCGGGATCACCTACCTCTGCACCGACCGCGACACGCGCGAGGCGCTCGCGTGCAAGTCGATCTCGAAGAGGAAGCTCCGCACCGCCGTCGACGTCGAGGACGTCCGCCGCGAGGTCGAGATCATGTCCAGCCTCCCCGAGCACGCCAACGTCGTGAGGATGCGCGCCGCTTACGAGGACGCTGAGGCCGTGCACCTCGTCATGGAGCTCTGCGAGGGCGGGGAGCTCTTCGACCGGATCGTGGCGCGCGGCCACTACAGCGAGAGGGCCGCCTCCGCCGTGGCGAGGACCGTCGCCGAGGTCGTgcggatgtgccaccacaacgGCGTTATGCATCGGGATTTGAAGCCGGAGAATTTCCTTTTCGCGAATAAGAAGGAGAATTCGGCGCTCAAAGTCATCGATTTCGGATTGTCGGTGTTCTTCAAGCCTG GTGAAAGGTTTTCTGAAATTGTGGGGAGTCCGTATTATATGGCACCGGAGGTGTTGAAGCGAAACTACGGACCCGAAGTAGATATATGGAGTGCTGGAGTGATTCTGTACATTCTCTTGTGTGGCGTTCCTCCGTTCTGGGCCG AAAGCGAGCAAGGTGTGGCGCTTGCGATTTTGAGAGGAGTGATTGATTTCAAGAGGGAGCCCTGGCCACAGGTTTCTGAAAGTGCAAAAAGCCTTGTTAGGCAAATGCTGGAGCCAGAAATCGAAAAGCGTTTGACAGCCCAGCAGGTTCTCG ATCATCCATGGATACAAAATGCTAAAAAGGCTCCAAACGTACCGTTGGGAGATATTGTGAGAGCAAGACTCAAGCAATTTTCTGGCATGAATAGATTCAAGAAGAAAGCATTGAGA GTAATCGCGGAACATTTGTCTGTTGAAGAGGTCGAAATAATTAGAGATATGTTCGCCTTGATGGATACTGACAACGACGGGAAGATAACATTTGAGGAACTAAAAGCTGGTATGAGGAAAGTGGGTTCTCAGCTTCCAGATCCTGAGATAAGGCTGCTGATGGATGTG GCAGATGTTGATGGGAACGGTGTGTTGAACTATGGAGAGTTTGTGGCAGTCACAATCCACCTACAGAGGATGGAGAACGAGGGGCATTTCCGCAAGGCATTTACGTTCTTCGACAAAGATGAGAGTGGGTACATAGAGCTAGACGAGCTACGAGAAGCTTTAGTGGGCGACTCAGGTGAACCCGAACTTGAGGTCCTCAATGACATCATGCGCGATGTTGATACCGACAAG GATGGGCGGATTAGCTACGATGAGTTTGTGGCAATGATGAAAACAGGGACGGACTGGAGAAAGGCGTCGCGACAGTATTCAAGAGAGAGGTTTAAGAGCTTGAGCTTAAACTTGATGAAAGACGGCTCTCTGCATCTCCGAGATGGTTTTACAGGTCAAACGGTTGTGGTTTAA
- the LOC121779726 gene encoding deaminated glutathione amidase, chloroplastic/cytosolic-like, translating to MEAAAMANTVRVATAQMTSVNDLSANFATCSRLVKEAVTAGAKLLCFPENFSYVGSKSGDSITISEPIDGPIMDKYRSLARDSSIWLSLGGFQERGSDDSRLRNTHVIIDDAGNIRSKYSKMHLFDVDVPGGAVYKESSFTESGEEIVAVDSPFGRLGLTVCYDLRFPEIYQQLRFNRGAEVLLVPAAFTKPTGEAHWGILLRARAIETQCYVIAAAQAGNHSEERESYGDSMIIDPWGKVIGRLPDRLSTGIAVADIDFAVIDSIRKKMPIDQHRKPSEFWRSVEAAL from the coding sequence ATGGAAGCAGCAGCCATGGCCAACACGGTGCGGGTCGCCACTGCTCAAATGACCTCCGTCAACGACCTCTCCGCCAACTTCGCCACCTGCTCTCGTCTGGTGAAGGAAGCAGTCACCGCCGGCGCGAAGCTGCTCTGTTTCCCGGAGAATTTCTCCTACGTCGGCTCTAAATCCGGCGACAGCATCACGATCTCCGAGCCAATTGACGGTCCGATCATGGATAAGTACCGCTCTCTAGCTAGGGATTCAAGCATCTGGCTCTCGCTCGGCGGATTTCAGGAAAGAGGATCGGACGATTCGCGTCTGCGCAACACGCACGTGATAATCGACGACGCCGGAAATATCAGGAGCAAGTACAGTAAGATGCATCTGTTCGACGTCGATGTGCCTGGCGGCGCGGTGTACAAGGAGAGCAGTTTTACCGAATCCGGAGAAGAAATCGTCGCCGTCGATAGTCCGTTTGGAAGGTTAGGGTTAACGGTTTGCTACGATTTGCGGTTTCCGGAGATCTATCAGCAGCTGAGATTCAACCGCGGCGCGGAGGTGCTGTTGGTGCCGGCGGCGTTCACTAAACCTACGGGGGAGGCGCATTGGGGGATTTTGCTCCGCGCGCGGGCGATCGAGACGCAGTGCTATGTGATTGCGGCGGCGCAGGCGGGGAACCACAGcgaggagagagagagttacGGTGATAGTATGATTATTGATCCGTGGGGTAAAGTTATTGGCCGGTTGCCTGATCGGCTGTCGACTGGAATTGCGGTTGCGGATATTGATTTTGCGGTGATTGATTCGATTAGGAAGAAGATGCCGATCGATCAGCACCGGAAGCCGAGCGAGTTCTGGAGATCGGTAGAGGCGGCTTTGTGA
- the LOC121780395 gene encoding plasma membrane ATPase 1-like, with translation MGEKPEVLDAVLRETVDLENIPIDEVFENLRCTKEGLTSEAAEERLVIFGHNKLEEKKESKFLKFLGFMWNPLSWVMEAAAIMAIALANGGGKPPDWQDFVGIITLLFINSTISFIEENNAGNAAAALMARLAPKAKVLRDGRWNEEEASVLVPGDIISIKLGDIVPADARLLDGDPLKIDQSALTGESLPVTKGPGDGVYSGSTCKQGELEAVVIATGVHTFFGKAAHLVDSTNQVGHFQKVLTAIGNFCICSIAVGMVIEIIVMYPIQRRKYRPGIDNLLVLLIGGIPIAMPTVLSVTMAIGSHRLAQQGAITKRMTAIEEMAGMDVLCSDKTGTLTLNKLTVDKNLIEVFAKGVDADTVVLMAARASRTENQDAIDGAIVGMLADPKEARAGIREVHFLPFNPTDKRTALTYIDGEGKWHRVSKGAPEQILNLAHNKSDIERRVHAVIDKFAERGLRSLAVAYQELPEATKDSPGGPWQFIGLMPLFDPPRHDSAETIRRALNLGVNVKMITGDQLAIGKETGRRLGMGTNMYPSSALLGQDKDESIAALPIDELIEKADGFAGVFPEHKYEIVKRLQARKHICGMTGDGVNDAPALKKADIGIAVADATDAARSASDIVLTEPGLSVIISAVLTSRAIFQRMKNYTIYAVSITIRIVVGFMMLALIWEFDFPPFMVLIIAILNDGTIMTISKDRVKPSPLPDSWKLAEIFATGIVLGGYLAMMTVIFFWAAYKTDFFPRVFGVATLEKTAHDDFRKLASAIYLQVSTISQALIFVTRSRSWSFVERPGLLLVAAFAIAQLVATLIAVYASWSFAAIEGIGWGWAGVIWLYNIITYIPLDIIKFFTRYALSGRAWDLVLERRIAFTRQKDFGKEHRELQWAHAQRTLHGLQVPDTKLFNETNNFSELNQLAEEAKRRAEIARLRELHTLKGHVESVVRLKGLDIDTIQQAYTV, from the exons ATGGGGGAGAAGCCTGAAGTTCTTGATGCTGTCTTGAGGGAGACAGTGGACTTG gaAAACATTCCCATTGATGAGGTGTTTGAGAATCTGAGATGCACCAAAGAAGGCCTCACTAGTGAGGCTGCTGAGGAGAGGTTGGTCATTTTTGGACACAACAAGCTTGAAGAGAAGAAG GAGAGTAAATTCCTGAAGTTTTTGGGGTTTATGTGGAATCCTCTTTCATGGGTTATGGAAGCAGCAGCTATTATGGCGATCGCCCTTGCCAACGGAGGA GGAAAGCCTCCGGATTGGCAGGACTTCGTGGGAATCATCACCTTGCTATTCATCAACTCGACTATCAGTTTTATCGAGGAGAATAATGCTGGCAACGCAGCAGCTGCTCTCATGGCTCGTCTTGCTCCAAAAGCAAAG GTTCTAAGAGATGGGAGGTGGAACGAGGAAGAGGCTTCTGTTTTGGTGCCCGGAGACATTATTAGCATAAAGCTCGGTGATATAGTTCCTGCTGATGCTCGTCTCTTGGATGGCGATCCCCTTAAAATTGATCAG TCTGCTTTGACCGGGGAATCCCTTCCTGTGACGAAGGGGCCAGGAGACGGTGTATACTCTGGCTCCACGTGCAAACAGGGAGAGCTCGAAGCTGTTGTTATTGCAACGGGTGTTCACACCTTCTTCGGAAAGGCTGCTCACCTTGTCGATAGCACTAATCAAGTCGGCCACTTCCAAAAG GTTTTGACCGCGATTGGAAACTTCTGCATATGCTCTATCGCGGTGGGGATGGTTATCGAGATAATAGTGATGTACCCGATTCAGCGCAGGAAATACCGGCCCGGGATTGACAACCTTCTTGTTCTCCTCATTGGAGGAATTCCGATAGCCATGCCAACCGTCCTCTCGGTCACAATGGCGATTGGTTCTCACCGTTTGGCTCAACAG GGAGCTATAACAAAGAGAATGACTGCTATCGAAGAGATGGCAGGCATGGATGTGCTTTGCAGCGACAAGACAGGGACTCTCACGCTAAACAAACTTACTGTCGATAAGAATCTTATCGAGGTTTTTGCAAAAGGCGTTGATGCAGATACCGTTGTTCTGATGGCGGCTAGAGCCTCTCGAACCGAAAACCAGGACGCCATAGATGGTGCTATTGTAGGAATGCTGGCTGATCCGAAAGAG GCACGTGCTGGAATTCGAGAAGTGCACTTCCTTCCTTTCAACCCCACTGACAAGCGGACAGCGTTGACTTACATAGACGGCGAAGGGAAGTGGCACAGGGTCAGCAAAGGTGCACCCGAGCAG ATTCTAAACCTTGCACACAATAAGTCGGACATAGAGCGAAGGGTTCATGCTGTGATCGATAAGTTTGCTGAACGAGGCCTGAGATCACTTGCCGTTGCATACCAG GAACTTCCAGAAGCAACGAAGGATAGCCCCGGAGGACCATGGCAATTCATTGGCCTCATGCCTCTCTTCGATCCTCCTAGACACGACAGTGCAGAAACTATAAGAAGGGCATTGAATCTTGGAGTAAATGTCAAAATGATAACCG GGGACCAGCTAGCAATAGGAAAGGAAACGGGACGAAGGCTAGGAATGGGAACTAACATGTACCCGTCATCAGCTTTACTAGGACAAGACAAGGATGAATCAATTGCTGCTCTACCGATCGATGAGCTCATCGAGAAAGCTGATGGTTTTGCTGGCGTCTTCCCAG AGCATAAATACGAGATTGTAAAGCGCCTGCAAGCTAGAAAGCACATATGTGGAATGACTGGCGATGGAGTGAACGACGCTCCTGCTCTGAAGAAGGCTGATATCGGCATTGCTGTGGCCGATGCAACTGATGCAGCGCGCAGTGCTTCTGACATCGTCCTTACTGAACCTGGACTCAGTGTCATCATCAGCGCTGTTCTCACCAGTCGAGCGATCTTCCAAAGGATGAAGAATTACACG ATTTACGCTGTTTCCATCACAATCCGTATAGTG GTTGGTTTCATGATGTTAGCGCTGATATGGGAATTCGACTTCCCACCATTTATGGTTCTTATCATTGCAATACTCAATGATG GTACCATCATGACTATATCGAAAGATAGAGTTAAGCCATCACCTCTCCCGGATAGCTGGAAGCTCGCTGAAATCTTCGCAACCGGGATAGTTCTTGGTGGTTACTTGGCAATGATGACTGTCATCTTCTTTTGGGCTGCGTACAAAACAGATTTCTTTCCC CGAGTATTTGGGGTGGCGACACTCGAGAAAACTGCCCACGACGACTTTAGGAAGCTCGCTTCAGCGATATATCTGCAAGTGAGCACCATCAGCCAGGCTCTCATATTCGTGACAAGATCAAGAAGCTGGTCGTTTGTTGAGCGCCCTGGTTTGTTGCTCGTGGCTGCATTCGCCATTGCTCAACTG GTTGCTACTCTTATCGCGGTATACGCAAGCTGGAGCTTCGCAGCGATTGAAGGAATCGGTTGGGGCTGGGCAGGCGTGATCTGGCTTTACAACATCATCACCTACATTCCTCTCGATATCATCAAGTTCTTCACGCGTTATGCTCTTAGCGGGAGAGCTTGGGATCTTGTTCTCGAAAGAAGG ATTGCTTTCACCAGACAAAAGGATTTCGGGAAGGAGCACCGTGAGCTTCAATGGGCACACGCGCAGAGAACCCTCCATGGGCTGCAAGTGCCAGACACCAAACTCTTCAACGAGACGAACAATTTCTCTGAGCTCAACCAGCTGGCAGAGGAAGCTAAACGAAGAGCTGAGATCGCGAG GTTACGGGAGCTGCACACGCTGAAGGGGCACGTTGAGTCGGTAGTTAGGCTCAAGGGTCTGGACATCGATACGATCCAGCAAGCATACACTGTATGA
- the LOC121780397 gene encoding 40S ribosomal protein S27-2-like, with protein MVLSNDVDLLNPPAELEKRKHKLKRLVQSPNSFFMDVKCQGCFNITTVFSHSQTVVVCGNCQTVLCQPTGGRAKLTEGCSFRKKGD; from the exons ATG GTTCTCTCGAACGACGTCGATTTGCTGAACCCACCGGCGGAGCTTGAGAAAAGGAAGCACAAACTCAAGCGCCTCGTGCAATCCCCGAACTCTTTCTTCATG GATGTCAAGTGCCAGGGTTGCTTCAATAT AACCACTGTCTTCAGCCACTCCCAAACGGTTGTCGTGTGCGGCAATTGCCAGACAGTGCTGTGCCAACCAACTGGTGGCCGTGCCAAGCTCACTGAGGGCTGCTCCTTCCGGAAGAAGGGCGACTGA
- the LOC121780396 gene encoding homeobox-leucine zipper protein HAT5-like: protein MAGSATIYGGADAPIQRRFDQPLDSIAAEISLGSNTMLNFGAGGGGKRSRNMVYSSLDQEEFGEDYLDEYYNQQEKKRRLTVEQVQFLERSFEADNRLEPERKTQLAKELGLQPRQIAVWFQNRRARWKTKQLETDYETFHARYETLKSNYDNLLKENDKLKEEVLRLKQKDLGGDTDKENQQLLDSNGLPGVIPEDEDSNVQSSAKSETSNVGSPRLTDGVKSPGLESGVTSHAFGCDYSDSSRIGEDNLQEPDYVLPLSSFYHGFPVEDHAFNFWGY, encoded by the exons ACGATCTACGGCGGCGCCGATGCTCCGATTCAACGCAGATTTGATCAGCCTCTTGATTCAATTGCTGCAGAAATCTCTCTTG GCTCGAATACAATGCTTAACTTCGGAGCTGGTGGTGGTGGGAAAAGATCCAGAAACATGGTTTACTCGTCTTTAGATCAAGAGGAGTTCGGAGAAGATTACTTGGATGAGTATTACAATCAGCAAGAAAAGAAGAGGCGCCTTACTGTCGAGCAAGTCCAGTTTCTCGAGAGGAGCTTTGAGGCAGACAATAGACTTGAACCCGAGAGGAAGACTCAGCTTGCTAAAGAGCTCGGGTTGCAGCCTCGGCAGATTGCTGTGTGGTTCCAAAATCGCAGGGCGCGCTGGAAGACAAAGCAGCTGGAAACAGATTATGAAACGTTTCATGCAAGATACGAGACCCTGAAATCGAACTATGATAATCTTTTGAAGGAGAACGATAAATTGAAGGAAGAG GTTCTTCGTCTCAAACAAAAAGACCTTGGTGGAGATACAGATAAAGAAAACCAACAATTACTCGACTCTAATGGACTGCCTGGAGTAATTCCTGAAGATGAAGACTCCAATGTGCAGAGCTCAGCTAAAAGTGAAACGAGTAATGTGGGCAGTCCGAGGTTGACTGATGGGGTTAAGTCTCCTGGCTTGGAATCGGGTGTTACATCTCATGCCTTTGGGTGCGACTACTCAGATTCATCGCGGATTGGAGAAGACAACTTACAAGAGCCAGACTATGTCCTTCCTCTGAGTTCCTTTTACCATGGGTTTCCAGTTGAAGATCATGCCTTCAACTTCTGGGGATATTGA